In one window of Cytophagaceae bacterium ABcell3 DNA:
- a CDS encoding ThiF family adenylyltransferase, with amino-acid sequence MNPSRPLNSNNHTKPVMFRMNKSEDFAKFYTFLETNKQIYVYDTIEEQIQELIKIQNPSEQFSEEDLKSGVASYLDGMPAKDFGVWVYYPWSNRLVHLLPEKEFSEVRTSRNIFKITPEERNILSSKAIGVIGMSVGSSIALTMAVERIFGEIRIADFDSLELSNLNRVRTGVHNLGLKKTIVTAREISEIDPFLKVTCMHDAVNENNLKSFLLSPSKLDVLVEECDSMDVKLLARQVARSFKIPVVMETNDRGLLDIERFDLEPNRPVLHGLIEESEIYKLKDMSMAEKAVFVKKILGYDNLSERGKYSMSRVGKEITSWPQLASAVALGSGIATDVCRRILLDQLKVSGRFYIDLESIVC; translated from the coding sequence ATGAATCCTTCTAGACCTCTGAACTCCAATAATCATACGAAACCTGTTATGTTTCGGATGAACAAATCTGAAGATTTTGCGAAGTTTTATACTTTTTTAGAAACAAATAAGCAGATTTACGTATACGACACCATAGAAGAACAGATTCAGGAACTGATCAAAATTCAAAACCCGTCAGAGCAATTTTCTGAAGAAGATCTTAAATCTGGTGTTGCATCTTACCTAGATGGTATGCCTGCGAAAGATTTTGGCGTGTGGGTTTATTACCCTTGGTCAAATCGCCTAGTGCATCTTCTGCCAGAGAAAGAGTTTTCAGAGGTGAGGACTTCAAGAAACATTTTTAAAATAACTCCCGAAGAACGTAATATACTTTCTTCAAAAGCTATTGGGGTGATTGGGATGTCTGTTGGATCTTCAATTGCACTTACCATGGCGGTGGAGCGTATTTTTGGTGAAATTAGGATTGCTGATTTTGACTCGTTGGAACTTTCAAACCTTAATAGGGTTAGAACCGGTGTTCATAATCTGGGTCTGAAAAAGACAATAGTGACAGCACGGGAAATTTCGGAAATAGATCCTTTTTTGAAAGTGACTTGCATGCATGATGCTGTAAATGAAAATAATCTTAAAAGCTTTCTTTTGAGCCCATCAAAATTGGATGTTCTTGTTGAGGAATGTGATAGCATGGATGTGAAGCTATTGGCTAGGCAGGTGGCCAGATCTTTTAAGATTCCTGTTGTAATGGAAACCAACGACAGGGGGCTTTTAGATATTGAACGTTTCGATCTAGAGCCTAATAGGCCTGTACTGCATGGTCTGATAGAAGAATCAGAGATCTATAAATTAAAAGATATGTCTATGGCTGAAAAAGCTGTCTTTGTAAAAAAGATCCTGGGTTATGATAACCTTTCTGAGAGAGGTAAATATTCTATGAGCAGGGTTGGAAAGGAAATAACTTCCTGGCCACAGCTCGCATCGGCAGTGGCTTTGGGAAGTGGCATAGCTACGGATGTTTGTCGGAGAATATTATTAGATCAGCTCAAGGTGTCCGGGAGGTTCTATATCGATCTTGAAAGCATAGTTTGCTGA
- a CDS encoding response regulator, whose protein sequence is MEEAQINILYIDDEVNNLNVFKATFRFSYNIFLAESPTEGRKILDENDIHIIITDQRMPEMTGVEFLSSILDVHPDPIRILLTGYSDINAVIDAINKGKIYHYVGKPWDEAQIKIVIDKAFEVYSLRKENKELIEKLSKANEQLEFLLRQNLLS, encoded by the coding sequence ATGGAAGAAGCTCAGATTAACATACTTTATATTGATGATGAAGTAAATAATCTTAACGTTTTTAAGGCAACTTTTCGCTTTTCTTACAACATCTTTTTGGCCGAGTCGCCGACAGAGGGCCGTAAGATTCTTGACGAAAATGACATTCATATCATTATCACCGACCAGCGGATGCCCGAAATGACCGGAGTCGAATTTTTATCATCTATTTTAGACGTGCACCCTGACCCAATACGAATACTCCTTACAGGATATAGTGACATTAATGCAGTAATTGACGCTATAAACAAAGGGAAGATCTATCATTATGTGGGCAAGCCTTGGGACGAAGCCCAAATTAAAATAGTGATCGACAAAGCTTTTGAGGTTTATTCTCTAAGAAAGGAAAACAAAGAATTAATAGAAAAACTAAGCAAGGCTAATGAGCAACTGGAGTTCCTTTTAAGACAAAATTTATTGTCCTGA
- a CDS encoding type IX secretion system membrane protein PorP/SprF, translating to MTIYIHLRKIFCGIVVFALVIFMAPSRLKAQDIQYSQFYANVLYLNPAFAGSAHSSRGMFHQRVQWPALDAKYLTSHFSADHYFKNTNSGLGLMAFKDWQGANNITTTEIALQYSYELHLSSKHSFRAGLQASYVSRNVDYSMLRFPDQYDSYGYLGPRTHQPTDTDMIHYLDFTSGGLFYSDKYWVSFAYAHMNQPNQSFYGGDSRLPAKVSITGGYRFNLKPATGAAAGSNMYLTPTLHYKTQGESDQVDIGLYFLYDYIIAGLWYRGIPLVKRYRPGLHNNESAVAVIGFKVSNSLSISYSYDFVVSKLTRAQTGGSHELNITYLHNLENLKRRTRKLPCPKF from the coding sequence ATGACTATATATATACATCTAAGAAAGATCTTTTGCGGTATTGTTGTTTTTGCGCTAGTTATATTTATGGCTCCTTCACGCTTAAAGGCTCAAGACATTCAGTATTCGCAGTTTTATGCCAATGTATTGTATCTAAATCCCGCATTTGCGGGGAGTGCCCACAGTTCGCGAGGCATGTTTCATCAGCGTGTACAGTGGCCTGCCTTGGATGCCAAGTATCTTACATCCCATTTTTCAGCAGACCACTATTTCAAAAACACGAATAGCGGTTTAGGTTTAATGGCGTTTAAAGATTGGCAGGGGGCTAATAATATTACTACTACTGAAATTGCGCTGCAGTATTCTTATGAGTTGCATCTTAGCAGTAAGCACTCATTCCGTGCAGGACTTCAGGCGTCGTATGTTTCAAGAAATGTTGACTACTCTATGTTAAGGTTTCCTGACCAGTATGATAGTTATGGCTATTTAGGTCCCCGTACACACCAGCCTACAGACACAGATATGATCCATTACCTGGACTTTACCTCTGGCGGGCTTTTCTATTCTGACAAGTATTGGGTTAGCTTTGCTTATGCCCATATGAACCAACCAAATCAGTCTTTTTATGGGGGAGACAGTCGATTGCCTGCTAAAGTGAGCATTACAGGGGGGTACCGGTTTAATCTTAAACCAGCTACCGGGGCTGCGGCAGGTTCTAATATGTATTTGACCCCAACACTGCACTACAAGACCCAAGGAGAGTCTGATCAAGTAGATATAGGCCTTTACTTTTTGTATGACTACATTATAGCTGGTTTGTGGTACAGAGGTATCCCGTTAGTTAAAAGATATAGACCTGGATTGCACAACAATGAATCTGCTGTGGCAGTAATTGGTTTTAAAGTCAGTAACTCATTGAGCATTAGTTATAGTTATGATTTTGTGGTTTCTAAGCTTACTCGGGCGCAAACTGGTGGCAGCCATGAACTTAATATTACTTATCTTCACAACCTTGAAAATCTGAAGAGACGGACCCGGAAGCTTCCTTGCCCTAAGTTTTAA